The following DNA comes from Litorilinea aerophila.
CCCTTCGTAGGCGCAGCTCGCAGCTGCGCACCCGCCGCCTCCCCTTCACCTGCCTGGGTGCGGCAAAACCGTGCGGCCAGAGACCGCACCTACGGCGCGGGATCCCGCCCCGATTGGGTGCCACGGATACGTAGGGCGGGTCTCCGGCCCGCCCTACGTGGCCCACTCTGCGGGGCACCGGCACCATCGGGCGGGCACGGGGGCCCACCCCTACAAGAATTCGGTACCTCCCGGATCCTGGCGACGCCGGGCGGGGCAGGCCACGCCCTTACAGGACCTGCCCCCCTTCGCAGGCGCAGCTCGCAGCTGCGCACCCGACGCCTCCCCTTCACCTGTCCGGGGCCAATCGGGGCGAAAATTTTTCGCCCCTACTCGGGAATGAAGGGCACTTCCAACTCGCCGGCGATGATGGCCTGGCGGGCGGCTTCCAGGGCCTCGGTGGCCTCTGCCGGCACCTGGTCAGCCAGGTTGGGGTTGATGACCACATCCAGCGCGCCTTCGGCCACGCCGAAGCGGTAGAACGGCCCGTTGAAGGTACCCGCGGCCGTCTCATCGGAGATGGCCTGGAAGATGGGGGTCATGTTCCAGACGATGCTGGAGAGCACCACGTCGGGCGCCAGCTCCGACATGTCGCCCACGTAGCCAGTGGCGTAGGCGCCGGCCTCCCGGGCCGCCTCGATGGAGCCCAGGGTGGGTCCTTCGCCGCAGCCCAGGAAGAAGTCTACCCCCGCGGTGTCCACCTGGGCCAGGGCGGCCTCCTTGGCCGCGGAGACGTCGCCCCAGTCGCCGACTGCGGTTACGGTCAGGGTGGCGTCCGGGTTGACCGTCTGGGCGCCGGCCAGCATGGCCTCACCCATGGCGTGGCAGACGGGGATGTCGAAGCCGTAGAGCGCGCCCAGGCTACCCGTCTGGGACAGGTAACCGGCCAGGATGCCCACCAGGTAGGAAGGCTCATAGAAGGGCTGGTCGTAGTCGGCCACGTTGGGCGCGGTGCGGTTGATGCCGCCGGCCCAGGCAAAGTTCACGTTGGGGTACTCTTCGGCCACCTCAAAGACGGCATCCTGGTAGCTGAAGCTATGGGCGATGATGATGTCGAAGCCCTCCTCCGCGTATTCCCGCATCACCCGGGCCACGTCCGCGTCGGCCACGGACTCGGAGTAGGCCGTGCGGGCGCCCTGTTCAGCCTGGACCTGGAGGGCGTTGTAGGCCGCCTCGGCCCAGGAGTTGTCGTCCTTGGGGCCGATGAGGACCAGGGCGATGCTGGGTGGGGACTCCACCCCCTGGGTGTCCGCCTGTTCGGTCTCCGTCTGGGCGGCCGCCTGCTCCTGGCCGGCTGGCTGGGCCGCGGGAGTGGCCATCTGAGCGCAGCCCACCAACAGCATCATCAACAACGCCGGGATTAACCACTGGATCGTCCGTGTGCGCATGGGTCTCTCCTTGGGATTCGTTTAACGAGATCGATGAATCAAACAAGATCGATGAATCAATAGAACAAACGATGACAGGGGATTGGAACATTGGGTCACGCGGTACCGAAGGACAGCCCCAGCTGGTTCAGCCAGGTGCGGTAGGCGATGGCCAGGCGGTCGGAGCGCAGGTGCAGCTCGGCCTGCAGGTCCAGGGGCAGGAGCTCGGGCCGCTGGGACTCCAGGATGGGGCGATCCTGGCTGAAGATGGTGTCCTGCCAGGATCGCAGCTCCTCCTCGGGGATGTCGTGGCCGTAGTTCATGGTCATCCACATCCAGGCCGTGCTCTCCGTGGCTGCGTGGGGGGTGATGGTCAGCAGGATGGAAAAGCGGGGGCCGGCGGACTCTTTCAGCAGGTAGGCGGTCAGCGGACGCAGGGCCTTGTACGTGTACGAGACCGTGTCGCCCTGGCCGGTGCCGTAGGGGTCCGGCTGGTAGACCTGCACCCCCTGGGCTACGACGCCCTCCGGTGTGACCTCGGCCCGATAGTCCGAGATCTCGGGGTGGGCCTTGTCGCCCAGGATCCCCTCGTGCACGAAGGGGAAGTGGGCGATGTCCAGAAAGTTTTCCACGATGCGGGGGCCGCTGGCGCGGACGGGATAGGGGCCGCACAAAATCTTGCGGAAGGAGGGGTCATCCCACTCCGGGAAGGGGGGCACATCCTGGCTGGGTTCACCCAGGCAGACCCAGATCAGGCCGTACTGCACCCGGGTGTGGTAGGGTTTGACCCGGGCCTTGGCCGGGGGAACCTGGTCCGGATGGGCCGGGATGTGGACGCAGCGGCCCCGGGCGTCGTAGGTCCAGCCGTGATAGGGGCAGGCCAGGGTGCCGTCCTCCACTTTGCCCAGCGAGAGACGGGTACCCCGGTGGATGCAGAGGTCCTGCCAGGCCAGGACCTGATCGCCGGCCTGCCACAGGACAATGTCTTCCTCCAGCAGGCGCACGCCCAACACCTGGCGCGCGCGCAGCGACTCCACCGTCGCTACAGGGTGCCAGTCGTTCAACAAAACGGCATCGTCGATCATGGATAGTCCCCCTGATTGGTTCGCGATGAACTGTCTGCGCCCAAGGTATAACACAGGCCGGGATCGATTTCAATTTTCAACTTGCACAGGAAACTTCTGGAGAAGTTCCACAGATGACTCCCCCGCCAAAAGGGCACCTTTTAACGCAAAGGCGCAAAAAGGCGCAAAGAAACGCAGGAGGGAGTAACCCGAATCAACGTTCACCTGATGTCAATCATCGGCCCCAGGCCGGTCACGGTTTCATGCAGAGCTACCGGAATCTGTGATTTATGCATTGGCGCCATCCGTGGATCCCTCACCCAAAGTTGCAACAGTCGTCCCAGTGGCGGATCAGGGGCTCCAACTCCTGCCAGAAGGCATCGGGGATGGGCACCTGGGCGGCCTGGGCGTTGGCCACGGCCTCGTGGGGGAAGCGGGCGCCGGGGATGGAAGCGGCGATCTGGGGATGGCGGGGAATCCACTGGAGGGCGGCCGCCAGCAGGGGGATCTGGTAGGCCTGGCAGAGCGCCTGGATCTTGCCCACATGGGCCTGGCAGGCCGGGCTGTAGTTGCGGTCGTAGTAGACGTTGCCCGGCTGGGGTCCGGTGGCCAGCAGCCCCCGTTCGATGGGGGTGGCGATCACCAGGCCCACGTTGTGTTTTTCCGCTGCGGGCAGGATGCGCCGGGCCGCGTACTGGTTGAGGAGGCTCCAGGCCCGGGGCACCACCGCTGCGTCGAACTCACCGGTCTCGATGTAGTCGGCGTTGGTGCGGGGGTCGTCGGCGGCAGTCCCCACAAAGTCGATGACCTTCTCGGCCTGGAGCCGCCGCAGCGCCCCCAGAGCCCGGTCCCGCCCCATCACCTCATCCATGGGCACGCCCATGGCATCGTGGATGTAGACCACCGACAGCCGGTCCAGGCCCAGGCGCTGCAAGCTGGCTTCCACACTCCGCAGCACGCCATCGTAGCTGTAGTCCTGGCCGTGGATGGTGCGGCCCACCTTGGTGATGACGATGCAACGGGCGGCCAGGTCCGGCCGTTCCCGCAAGGCTCGCCCGATGAGGCGCTCGCTGCGCCCGCCGCCGTAGAGGGCGGCCGTGTCTACCAGGGTGCAGCCTGCCTCCAGCGCGGCGTGGACCGTCTGTACGCCCAGCTCTTCGTCCACGCTGTCGGCCAGCTCCTCGTAGGGCACGTGGGCTGCCCGGATGGTGCGCATGCCCGTGAACGCGGTGCCCAGCCCCACGATGGAGACCGAAAGGCCGGTTCGCCCTAATTGCTTCTGTTTCATGCCACCCCTCCTGATTCCGATTGCCCGCCCGAACAAATGTGCGTTTGTGAAAATCCAATTTTCAAAAAACACAAATTTGTGCGCAAACTATTGACAACCCTGTGTGCCTGTGATATGCTGGCAGATGGAAGGTCCTGATCACAGCTCCCCACCTCTGCTCCTCCCAGCGGCCTGGATGAACGGCGATGACTTCCGATTCCTTATCTGTGTCATCTGTATCATCTGTGGATACAAAAAATGCAAAGATAATGAATCGGTATCGCCCGTGGTTTCTGCCCTACAATCTTACCACGCAGCAGAGAGGCCAGACCCGCCGACAACCCCACCTCGCCGGGCCTCTCCCGGTTCTGGTATCCGCCATCCAGTTCAGAACGGAGACCAAAATGAACCAAAACCACTACCCACCTGGAGATGGACCGCTGTATGGGCTCATCCGGTTCCTGGCCATCGTTGGTATTCTAACCATCTTTCTGCTGGGCGTCTACCTGGGTTTCCTGTGGGCCCAAAGCATACGCCCCATGGCAACGGGCACGGTGCTCCAGTCCGCCCCCGCAGGACTGGCGACGCCGGTGGTGGGAGAGGCGCGCTGACAACGGTCGGTCGAGGGGTCACCCGGCCACGGTGAGCCGGCGGCCCCCTCGGCCCCCTACAGACTCACACAAAAATACACACACAACACACACATCATCCACAAAGACCAGGGCGAGCTTGCCCCTCCGCACACCCACGGTTTTGTGTTCCTGGCAACAATCGCCCCCATGAAAACAGGGAGGTGGACTTCCCGGAGGAGTCCGCCTCCCTGTTGTTTGGACGCTATGATTGTTTGTACGCCGTTGTTTCGACGCTCTGATCCGGCGTGAATGCCGGCCCGCCTCACTGCGCGGCGTAGACTACCTGGAGCTGCATGATAAGCTCCAGCTCGCCCGGAGCGATGGGCGCACCGCCGCCGCCACCCAGGCCATAGGCAGCCCGTTCAGAGAAGTTGCTGGCGTAGTAGCCACCGCCGCTGCCGATAATCTCACTCACGCTGAGCACCTCGCCCACGGTCATGCCAGTGAGCTGGGCCAGATCCTCCGCCTTGGTGCGGGCATCCTCGATGGCCTTGGCCCGGGCTTCCGCCTCTACCACGCTGGGATCATCCAGGGCAAACTCCACGCCGAAGATGTTGTTGGCGCCCGCTTCGATGGCCGCGTCCAACAGGGTACCCACGTTGTCCAGGTTCCGAATGGTCACGTTCACATTATTGGTGACCCGGTAGCGCAGGTCATTCTCGGCCAGGGGGCCTTCGGGACCATAGCGCTCGGCGTAGACACTGAAGCCGGAAGTCTGGATGTCCTTCTCGGCCACGCCCTGTTCCTGCAGGGCGGCCAGGACCGCCTCGACGATGGCCTTGTTCTCGGCGCTGGCTTCCTTGACCGAAGGCTTCACCACCTCCACGCCGATGATGGCCCGGGCGATGTCCGGCTTGATGCTGACCTTGCCCTCGCCCACCACGGTGATGGTGCGCTGGGCGGCTGCAGCCTCCTGGGCGTGGACCGCGGACAGCTCAGACTGGGGCGCAAGGCCCAGGACAGCCACCAGGCCCAGGGCACTTACCAGGAAGAGCAGGGTGGCGGACAGGAAGACCAGGGTACGGTTGCGGAATGCATGCATGACAGCATTTCCTTTCTGGATGCTGGGCCCATCTCATCCCGACGCGCCGGCCAACTGTCGGACACCGGTGAACCCGCAGAGCTGCGCATTCGGGCCGGATGGGCAATTTTCAAACTGCGCTGTGATGGACCCGGGTTGGCCTGCGGCGAAGCCCAGGGGCTTCCGCCACAGCGGACCTGCAGGACCGGACCGGATGGTCACACGCATACAACGCAGCACCCATGCCCCATGTTCCGCCAATTTTTCCGCGGCTCACGACCACGCCTGCCAGGCCGCCGGCCGCACCACCGCGTCGGTCATGCGGGCGGCCCGGGCCACGGCCTGCACATCGTGCACCCGCAGGATGTCCGCGCCCCGGTCGATGGCCAGCACACAGGTGGCCAGGGTCCCTTCCAGCCGCTCCTCCGGGGGGACGTCCCCCAACACTTTGCCGATGAAGCTCTTGCGGGAAGGGCCGAAGAGCAGGGGATAGCCCCGTGCGGTCAGCTCGTCCAGCCGGCGGATCAGGGCCAGCTGCTGGCCCACCGTCTTGCCGAAGCCGATGCCCGGGTCCACGATGAGATGCCAGCGGGGGACACCCGCCCGCCGCGCCCGCGCCAGGATGGCATCCAGGTCGCTCCAGACGTCGGACGCCACGTCCTGATAGCGGTAGGCGGCTTCCATCTGGGCGGCCACCGGCCGGTAGGTGGGGTCGGGGTTGGGCATGCGGTTGTGCATCACCACCAGGGGGACGTTGGCCTGGGCGGCCACCGTGGCCATGGCGGGGTCCAGCAGGGTGCCCCACACGTCGTTAATCAGGCTGGCGCCCGCGCCCAGGGCCGCCTTCGCCACCGAAGCCCGGAAGGTGTCCACCGAGATGGGCACCGGGACCTCCCCGGCCAGGGCCTGGATCACGGGAATCACCCGGGCCAGTTCCTCCTCTTCGGAGATGACCGGATGCTGGGGGCGGGTGGACTGGCCGCCCACGTCCAGGCAGTGGGCCCCGGCATCCACGAAGTGGCGGGCCTGGGCCACGGCCCGGGCCACCGGATCGGGATCCTGGAGCAGGCCGTCGCCGGAGAAAGAATCCGGCGTGGCGTTGAGGATGCCCATGACGTAGGTCTTCTCGCCCCAGCGCCAGAGCTGCTCGCCCACGGGCGTGACCCTGTGCATGTCGGGGGGCGGCAGCGCCTGGAGCAGCTCCTGGACTGTGGCCTGGAGCCTGGGGTGGCGCAGGTCGGGCACCAGGTCGCACAGGGGGCGCAGGACAAAGTCCCGCTCGGCCAGGCGGGGATGGGGGAGGGTCAACTCCTCCTCGTCCAGGCAGAGGTCGTCGTAGAAGAGGATGTCCAGGTCGATGACCCGGGGGCCGAAGCGGACCGTTTCCGTGCGGCCCAGCCGGCGTTCCACCGACTTGAGCGCGGCCAGCAGCTCGGCCGGCGCAAGGTCGGTCCGGATGCGGCAGACGGCGTTGAGGAAATCGGGTTGGTCGGTGACGTAGGCCGGCGGCGTTTCATAGAGGAAAGAGGTATCCTCCACCACCGCGAAGGAAGCCATGGCCTGGAGGGCGGCGTGGAGGTGGGCAGCCCGTGGGCCCAGGTTGCTGCCCATGGCAATGTAGGCAGTGTGGGATTGGGTCTGGGATTGAACCATTGGCATATGGGTCGATGGGCCGGGAAATTCCGGATATGCGGATATCGGTAAGGCCGGCGAGATGATACAGGTGAAAACCCGAGCCATTTCCTGGCCTATGCCGCGAGGGGAAGCGGCGCCGCCCAGG
Coding sequences within:
- a CDS encoding BMP family protein, which codes for MRTRTIQWLIPALLMMLLVGCAQMATPAAQPAGQEQAAAQTETEQADTQGVESPPSIALVLIGPKDDNSWAEAAYNALQVQAEQGARTAYSESVADADVARVMREYAEEGFDIIIAHSFSYQDAVFEVAEEYPNVNFAWAGGINRTAPNVADYDQPFYEPSYLVGILAGYLSQTGSLGALYGFDIPVCHAMGEAMLAGAQTVNPDATLTVTAVGDWGDVSAAKEAALAQVDTAGVDFFLGCGEGPTLGSIEAAREAGAYATGYVGDMSELAPDVVLSSIVWNMTPIFQAISDETAAGTFNGPFYRFGVAEGALDVVINPNLADQVPAEATEALEAARQAIIAGELEVPFIPE
- a CDS encoding aromatic ring-hydroxylating dioxygenase subunit alpha, producing MIDDAVLLNDWHPVATVESLRARQVLGVRLLEEDIVLWQAGDQVLAWQDLCIHRGTRLSLGKVEDGTLACPYHGWTYDARGRCVHIPAHPDQVPPAKARVKPYHTRVQYGLIWVCLGEPSQDVPPFPEWDDPSFRKILCGPYPVRASGPRIVENFLDIAHFPFVHEGILGDKAHPEISDYRAEVTPEGVVAQGVQVYQPDPYGTGQGDTVSYTYKALRPLTAYLLKESAGPRFSILLTITPHAATESTAWMWMTMNYGHDIPEEELRSWQDTIFSQDRPILESQRPELLPLDLQAELHLRSDRLAIAYRTWLNQLGLSFGTA
- a CDS encoding aldo/keto reductase, whose product is MKQKQLGRTGLSVSIVGLGTAFTGMRTIRAAHVPYEELADSVDEELGVQTVHAALEAGCTLVDTAALYGGGRSERLIGRALRERPDLAARCIVITKVGRTIHGQDYSYDGVLRSVEASLQRLGLDRLSVVYIHDAMGVPMDEVMGRDRALGALRRLQAEKVIDFVGTAADDPRTNADYIETGEFDAAVVPRAWSLLNQYAARRILPAAEKHNVGLVIATPIERGLLATGPQPGNVYYDRNYSPACQAHVGKIQALCQAYQIPLLAAALQWIPRHPQIAASIPGARFPHEAVANAQAAQVPIPDAFWQELEPLIRHWDDCCNFG
- a CDS encoding SIMPL domain-containing protein, which codes for MHAFRNRTLVFLSATLLFLVSALGLVAVLGLAPQSELSAVHAQEAAAAQRTITVVGEGKVSIKPDIARAIIGVEVVKPSVKEASAENKAIVEAVLAALQEQGVAEKDIQTSGFSVYAERYGPEGPLAENDLRYRVTNNVNVTIRNLDNVGTLLDAAIEAGANNIFGVEFALDDPSVVEAEARAKAIEDARTKAEDLAQLTGMTVGEVLSVSEIIGSGGGYYASNFSERAAYGLGGGGGAPIAPGELELIMQLQVVYAAQ
- the folP gene encoding dihydropteroate synthase yields the protein MVQSQTQSHTAYIAMGSNLGPRAAHLHAALQAMASFAVVEDTSFLYETPPAYVTDQPDFLNAVCRIRTDLAPAELLAALKSVERRLGRTETVRFGPRVIDLDILFYDDLCLDEEELTLPHPRLAERDFVLRPLCDLVPDLRHPRLQATVQELLQALPPPDMHRVTPVGEQLWRWGEKTYVMGILNATPDSFSGDGLLQDPDPVARAVAQARHFVDAGAHCLDVGGQSTRPQHPVISEEEELARVIPVIQALAGEVPVPISVDTFRASVAKAALGAGASLINDVWGTLLDPAMATVAAQANVPLVVMHNRMPNPDPTYRPVAAQMEAAYRYQDVASDVWSDLDAILARARRAGVPRWHLIVDPGIGFGKTVGQQLALIRRLDELTARGYPLLFGPSRKSFIGKVLGDVPPEERLEGTLATCVLAIDRGADILRVHDVQAVARAARMTDAVVRPAAWQAWS